The following coding sequences are from one Peromyscus eremicus chromosome X, PerEre_H2_v1, whole genome shotgun sequence window:
- the Emd gene encoding emerin isoform X1 — MDDYAILSDTELAAVLRQYNIPHGPIVGSTRKLYEKKIFEYETQRRRLSPPNSSSSSFSYRFSDLDSASVDSDMYDLPKKEDALLYQSKDYNDDYYEESYLTTRTYVEPESVGMSKSFRQPGTSLANTHTFHHQVRDDIFSSSEEEGKDRERSIYGRDSAYQSIAHYRPISNVSRSSLGLSYYPTSSTSSVSSSSSSPSSWLTRRAIRPEKQAPVAALGQDRQVPLWGQLLLFLVFAAFLLFVYYSIQAEEGNPFWMDP; from the exons ATGGACGACTATGCGATTTTGTCCGACACTGAGCTGGCCGCTGTGCTACGCCAGTACAACATACCTCATGGGCCTATCGTGG GCTCCACTCGCAAGCTCTACGAAAAGAAAATCTTCGAGTATGAGACCCAGAGACGGAGGCTCTCACCCCCCAACTCATCATCCTCTTCATTCTCTTATCGGTTCTCAG ACTTGGATTCAGCCTCTGTGGACTCAGACATGTACGATCTGCCAAAAAAAGAGGACGCCTTACTTTACCAGAGCAAGG ACTATAATGACGACTACTATGAGGAGAGCTATTTGACTACCAGGACATATGTGGAGCCCGAGTCTGTGGGCATGTCCAAGAGCTTCCGCCAGCCGGGGACCTCACTTGCAAATACTCACACCTTTCATCACCAG GTGCGTGATGatattttctcttcttcagaAGAGGAGGGCAAGGATAG GGAACGCTCCATCTATGGCCGAGACAGTGCCTACCAGAGCATCGCACACTACCGCCCCATTTCCAATGTCTCCAGGAGTTCCCTGGGCTTATCCTATTATCCTACATCCTCCACCTCTTCtgtgtcctcctcttcttcctctccctcttcctggctTACCCGACGTGCCATCAGGCCAGAAAAGCAGGCCCCTGTTGCTGCTCTGGGCCAGGATCGACAGGTCCCACTCTGGGGCCAGCTATTGCTCTTCCTTGTCTTTGCTGCCTTTCTGCTCTTTGTTTACTATTCCATACAAGCTGAAGAAGGCAACCCTTTCTGGATGGATCCCTGA
- the Emd gene encoding emerin isoform X2, with amino-acid sequence MDDYAILSDTELAAVLRQYNIPHGPIVGSTRKLYEKKIFEYETQRRRLSPPNSSSSSFSYRFSDLDSASVDSDMYDLPKKEDALLYQSKDYNDDYYEESYLTTRTYVEPESVGMSKSFRQPGTSLANTHTFHHQGTLHLWPRQCLPEHRTLPPHFQCLQEFPGLILLSYILHLFCVLLFFLSLFLAYPTCHQARKAGPCCCSGPGSTGPTLGPAIALPCLCCLSALCLLFHTS; translated from the exons ATGGACGACTATGCGATTTTGTCCGACACTGAGCTGGCCGCTGTGCTACGCCAGTACAACATACCTCATGGGCCTATCGTGG GCTCCACTCGCAAGCTCTACGAAAAGAAAATCTTCGAGTATGAGACCCAGAGACGGAGGCTCTCACCCCCCAACTCATCATCCTCTTCATTCTCTTATCGGTTCTCAG ACTTGGATTCAGCCTCTGTGGACTCAGACATGTACGATCTGCCAAAAAAAGAGGACGCCTTACTTTACCAGAGCAAGG ACTATAATGACGACTACTATGAGGAGAGCTATTTGACTACCAGGACATATGTGGAGCCCGAGTCTGTGGGCATGTCCAAGAGCTTCCGCCAGCCGGGGACCTCACTTGCAAATACTCACACCTTTCATCACCAG GGAACGCTCCATCTATGGCCGAGACAGTGCCTACCAGAGCATCGCACACTACCGCCCCATTTCCAATGTCTCCAGGAGTTCCCTGGGCTTATCCTATTATCCTACATCCTCCACCTCTTCtgtgtcctcctcttcttcctctccctcttcctggctTACCCGACGTGCCATCAGGCCAGAAAAGCAGGCCCCTGTTGCTGCTCTGGGCCAGGATCGACAGGTCCCACTCTGGGGCCAGCTATTGCTCTTCCTTGTCTTTGCTGCCTTTCTGCTCTTTGTTTACTATTCCATACAAGCTGA